Proteins from one Telopea speciosissima isolate NSW1024214 ecotype Mountain lineage chromosome 1, Tspe_v1, whole genome shotgun sequence genomic window:
- the LOC122658719 gene encoding UPF0481 protein At3g47200-like, with the protein MREQLFRPCQVKHLLDYVRDCYIPSSANTSLGNEELELPHNVTQLREAGVKFEVGKGRCLLDIIFKKGVLAIPCINIQDWTQSLLRNMIAFEQLHCVGTKYITDYATLLDSFIDSSKDVILLHECGIIKSLLGDHEQVSLLFNKLVNEVNIDAGDFYFSDICQDLNAYYRVTWHTWKANLRHTYFNMPWTIISVIAAAVLLVLTFLQTIYSIISAS; encoded by the coding sequence ATGCGTGAACAACTCTTCAGACCCTGCCAAGTAAAGCATTTGCTTGACTATGTACGGGACTGCTATATCCCTTCATCAGCTAATACATCATTGGGAAATGAGGAGCTTGAACTTCCCCACAATGTGACACAGCTTCGTGAAGCAGGTGTCAAATTTGAGGTGGGCAAAGGCAGATGCTTATTGGACATAATTTTTAAGAAAGGAGTTTTGGCCATCCCATGTATAAATATCCAAGATTGGACACAGTCTCTCCTCCGAAATATGATTGCATTTGAACAATTACATTGTGTTGGCACTAAATACATCACGGATTATGCGACCCTCTTGGATAGCTTCATTGACTCATCCAAGGATGTTATACTGCTACATGAATGCGGTATTATCAAAAGCTTGTTAGGAGATCATGAGCAGGTGTCTCTACTTTTCAACAAACTTGTCAATGAGGTTAACATTGATGCTggtgatttttattttagtgatATCTGTCAAGATTTGAATGCATATTACAGGGTTACTTGGCATACATGGAAGGCAAATTTGAGACATACTTATTTCAACATGCCATGGACAATAATTTCAGTTATTGCAGCAGCTGTGCTGCTTGTTCTTACATTCTTACAGACCATATACTCTATCATATCTGCTAGTTGA
- the LOC122658729 gene encoding uncharacterized protein LOC122658729: protein MVITYVGTNKKKEELPRILNFIKDICSKSRVWSEKDILSIWSNLKMSTCPEETTNVEYSRRKEFISILNYDEYEDGWALIFSDSSCKQEVVKSSGTKLIECLNSYTTCGTRFKEPKDFLRELNEDLRVKHATPKHCLKGMKVPTTRDGPIWVHCMECGRFMD, encoded by the coding sequence ATGGTGATTACTTATGTTGGcacaaacaagaagaaagaagaacttcCAAGGATTTTGAACTTCATAAAGGACATCTGTAGCAAGAGTAGGGTTTGGTCTGAGAAAGATATCCTATCAATTTGGAGCAATTTGAAGATGTCAACATGCCCGGAGGAGACGACGAACGTGGAATATTCAAGGAGGAAAGAATTTATTAGTATATTAAATTACGATGAATATGAGGATGGGTGGGCTCTAATTTTCAGCGACTCTAGCTGCAAACAGGAAGTTGTCAAATCTAGTGGGACCAAATTGATCGAATGTTTGAATAGCTACACCACATGCGGAACAAGATTTAAGGAACCTAAGGATTTTCTAAGAGAGTTAAATGAAGATCTACGAGTGAAGCATGCTACTCCAAAACATTGCTTGAAGGGCATGAAGGTCCCAACAACTAGAGATGGTCCAATATGGGTGCACTGTATGGAATGTGGGCGCTTTATGGATTAA